Proteins co-encoded in one Gossypium arboreum isolate Shixiya-1 chromosome 11, ASM2569848v2, whole genome shotgun sequence genomic window:
- the LOC108470658 gene encoding E3 ubiquitin protein ligase DRIP2-like isoform X2: MANQVVKVRRETIAACMTCPLCNKLLRDATTISECLHTFCRKCIYGKIEDEELECCPICNIDLGCVPLEKLRPDHNLQDVRSKIFPLKRRKVKAPEVLPPVTMPTRRKERSLSSLVVNAPKVSTQAALTGRRTKAIARKANALRGSSFSVERPLKREDDSMEEHQESASSPETLNKFTQNKRQCISSAEPSQNLNKDAKNGDESWDGKLDLWKPLNCLVEVANRTKSFKSSSQGSDPKLEPTHVPNIEAQMCKSKNKEDKCKTKIEDEKNITGPATSETVTPKKLRRIRRKRASGFGDSVLSPQAVLDAYGPKHGRRIGPVWFSLVASEDQEGGAPLARIPAIYLRIKLKSNAWDNLCFPHCSCII; this comes from the exons ATGGCGAATCAGGTCGTCAAAGTGAGGAGAGAAACAATTGCGGCATGCATGACTTGTCCTCTTTGCAATAAGCTTCTTAGAGATGCCACCACCATATCTGAATGCCTTCACACGT TTTGCAGAAAGTGCATATACGGTAAGATAGAAGACGAAGAACTAGAGTGTTGTCCGATATGCAACATTGATTTGGGTTGTGTTCCTCTGGAGAAATTAAG ACCAGACCATAATTTGCAAGATGTGAGGTCCAAAATTTTCCCTCTTAAAAGAAGAAAAGTGAAGGCACCTGAAGTTCTGCCCCCAGTTACAATGCCTACCAGAAGAAAAGAGAGGTCACTCTCTTCATTGGTGGTTAATGCCCCAAAAGTATCAACACAAGCTGCTTTAACTGGAAGGAGAACAAAAGCTATTGCCAGAAAGGCCAATGCTTTGCGAGGTTCCAGTTTTTCAGTGGAGAGGCCTCTTAAAAGAGAGGATGACTCTATGGAGGAACACCAGGAGAGTGCAAGCTCACCTGAAACGCTAAATAAATTCACTCAAAATAAAAGACAG TGTATTTCTTCTGCTGAACCTAGCCAAAACTTGAATAAAGATGCCAAGAATGGTGATGAATCATGGGATGGGAAATTGGATCTTTGGAAACCTTTGAATTGTTTGGTGGAGGTTGCAAATAGAACCAAGTCCTTCAAGTCTAGTTCACAAGGTTCTGATCCTAAATTAGAACCTACCCATGTCCCCAACATTGAAGCTCAGATGTGCAAAAGCAAAAATAAGGAAGACAAATGCAAAACAAAAATTGAGGATGAAAAGAATATTACTGGTCCTGCAACTTCAGAAACTGTAACTCCAAAAAAGTTACGCAGGATCCGGCGAAAAAGGGCTTCTGGATTTGGGGATTCTGTCCTTTCTCCACAAGCTGTGCTAGATGCATATGGCCCAAAGCATGGAAGAAGAATTGGTCCTGTTTGGTTCTCATTGGTGGCCTCTGAAGACCA GGAAGGAGGTGCTCCCCTCGCTCGGATTCCTGCAATTTACCTAAGGATAAA